A stretch of DNA from Streptococcus sp. NPS 308:
TGTAACTAATACTCACGTTATCAATGGAGCTTCAAAAGTTGATATCCGCTTGGCAGATGGTACCAAGGTTCCTGGTGAGATTGTGGGATCTGATACTTTCTCTGATATTGCTGTCGTTAAAATTTCTTCAGAAAAAGTTACAACAGTAGCAGAATTTGGGGATTCAAGTCAACTTAGTGTTGGAGAAACAGCGATTGCTATCGGTAGTCCTCTAGGTTCAGAATATGCTAATACAGTTACACAGGGGATTATTTCAAGTCTTAATCGAACTGTATCTCTAAAATCTGAAGATGGTCAAGCTATTTCTACAAAAGCTATTCAAACAGACACTGCTATTAACCCAGGTAATTCTGGTGGTCCACTTGTAAACATTCAAGGTCAAGTAATTGGTATTACATCAAGTAAAATTGCAAGTAATGGTGGAACATCTGTAGAAGGTCTTGGTTTTGCAATTCCTTCAAACGATGCACAAAATATCATTAAACAGCTTGAAAGTGATGGTAAAGTGACTCGTCCAGCTCTTGGAATTCAAATGGTCAATTTGGCTAATGTTGGAGCGAATGATCTGAGAAAACTCAACATCCCAAGTAGTCTTACTTCAGGTGTAGTTGTTCGATCTGTTCAAAGTAATATGCCA
This window harbors:
- a CDS encoding S1C family serine protease, with product MKHLQKFYKKVVKVLAIILIGFLSGALGSFVTLQLYQKQGNQATNNNSNTVTQTSYKNETSTTQAVNKVKDAVVSVITYSSNRQSSVFNGDETNSDSDNQQIASEGSGVIYKKDDKDAYLVTNTHVINGASKVDIRLADGTKVPGEIVGSDTFSDIAVVKISSEKVTTVAEFGDSSQLSVGETAIAIGSPLGSEYANTVTQGIISSLNRTVSLKSEDGQAISTKAIQTDTAINPGNSGGPLVNIQGQVIGITSSKIASNGGTSVEGLGFAIPSNDAQNIIKQLESDGKVTRPALGIQMVNLANVGANDLRKLNIPSSLTSGVVVRSVQSNMPANGHLQKYDVITKVDDKEIASSTDLQHALYTHAIGDTIKVTYYRNGKEETTSIKLDKNSGDLES